TCGGTTCTCATCACGTCGTACGGCCACATAACCCGGCCGAATCCGGTAGCGCGTATCCATGGCGGGAGTCTCACACCCTACGAATCTTCCCGCACCGACAATCCACAGCCCCTGTGGATAACTCGCCGAGAAGTCACTTCTGCAGGTCGAGACGGCACCGGGGTGACGCTTCGGCCTGCAGAAGTGACTTCTCGACCTGCAGGGGTGACGCTTCGGCCGGCGGGGGTGAGGGGTTCAGGACGGGAGGAAAACGCGAAGCGGCGCCGCCGGTCCATGCCGGGGCGCCGCCGCGTTGGCTCAGGATGAGCTAGCGCTCAGGCCTTGCCGAGGATGCGGTTGAGATTGGTGCTGCAGACGGGGCAGACGGCCTTGGCCATCTTGGTGCCCTTGTCGTTCACCCGGATCTCACCGGTTGCCTCGCGCTTCTCCTTGCACTTCACGCAGTAGAACTCGCCGCTCCAGGTCTCCGCCATGACGGCCTCCTTGCCTTTATTTAACTGGTCGTCGCGACGGGGTTGTCAGGGAAGCCCGTCGGAAGCTCGCCCAAGCGAGCCGTCTCGACCCTACGACACGCGGCGCTCCCGGCGGCAACACGGGCTATCCGGCGTGTGTCGGCGTGTTGGCGTCATGCCGGGGGAAACGGGGCTTTCGATGAAGCATCGAAGCGGTGCGCGAAGGCCGCCGAGGCGTTGCGAAAACTGGAGGGACCCCCGGTGCCTGGATCGTCCTTCGCCTTCCCCTTGCGAAGGCCGTCCGGCGGCGCCGGGGGTCCCACTGACAACGAACCTAAAGACGTTGAGAGGGTCAGTCAACGTCCCACTCCGCGTTGCTTGTGGACAAGGTGTGGACAACCCGGTTTTGTTTGGGGACAGCCGGTGGAAGACATGGCTGATCCTGTGAGTAACCATGACGGAGGGCCCGAGGATGACCGGTTGAATCCAGGTTGTGACCTGGGAAAAGCGATCTTCGTCGGCTGTGGATGAAAAAATAGTTGGAAGAAGATGTGAGAGAGGCCGGTTTTGATAGACGTACGAATGGACGAGGCGCGCCGTGAGCGGTCCTGACGAGGCCCCGACCCCGGTCGCCGCCCTGCGCCGGATCGCGTTCCTGCTCGAGCGCGCCCGCGCGGACACCTACAAGGTGAAGGCCTTCCGCGCGGCCGCGGCCGCGATCCTTCCCCTCTCCACCGATGACGTACGCCGCCGGGCGGACGACGGCACCCTGACCGAGCTGAGCGGGGTCGGTGCGAGCACGGCCAAGGTCATCACCGAGGCTGCCCGCGGCGAGGTGCCTCGACGCCTGCAGGAGACCGAGGCCGAGCATGGCCGCTCGCTGACCGCCGGGGGCGCGGGGGAGCGGCTCAGAAGCAGCCTGAGGGGCGATCTGCACAGTCACTCGGACTGGTCCGACGGTGGCTCGCCGATCGAGGAGATGGCCTTCACCGCGATCGAGCTCGGTCACGACTACCTGGTGCTCACCGACCACAGCCCGCGACTGACCGTCGCCAACGGGCTCAGCGCCGCTCGGCTGGAGCGTCAGCTCGGCGTCGTCGACGCCGTCAACGAGCACCTGGCCGGCCACGGCTTCACGCTGCTGAAGGGCATCGAGGTCGACATCCTCGACGACGGCAGCCTGGACCAGAGCGACGAGATGCTCGCCAAGCTCGAGCTGCGCGTCGCCAGCGTCCACTCCAAGCTCAAGATGGACAAGGACAAGATGACGACCCGGATGGTCAACGCCGTCTCCGCGACGAGGATGAACGTGCTCGGCCACTGCACCGGCCGCCTGGTCACCGGCAACCGTGGCACCCGCCCGGGCAGCCAGTTCGACGCACGCAAGGTCTTCGAGGCCTGCGCCGAGCACGACGTCGCCGTGGAGATCAACTCCAGGCCGGAGCGACGCGACCCGCCGACCAAGCTCCTCGAGCTCGCTCGCGACGTCGGCTGCCTGTTCTCCATCGACTCCGACGCGCACGCCCCGGGGCAGCTCGACTTCCTCGTCCTGGGCTGCGAACGGGCCGAGGCCGCAGGGATCGAAGAGGAACGGATCGTCAACACCTGGCCCCGTGAACGCCTGCTGGCCTGGGCGAACAGGTAGTTTCTTGAGGTATGGACCGGCCAGAGATCGAGGTGCGGCGCAGCAAGCGCCGCCGGCGTACGGTCTCTGCCTACCGTGACGGCGAGCGCATCATCGTCATGATCCCGGCTGCGATGTCGCAGCGCGAGGAGGCCGAATGGGTCGAGCAGATGGTGGCCCGCCTCGAGAAGGCCGAGCGCCGACGCAAGCCGTCGGACGACGAGCTGGTGCGGCGGGCCAAGACGCTCAGCAACCTCTACTTCGGCGGGCTGGCCAAGCCCGACTCCGTACGCTGGGTCGACAACCAGCAGAACCGCTGGGGCTCCTGCACACCGGGTGACCGCTCGATCCGGCTCAGCGCACGCCTCCAGGGCATGCCCACCTGGGTCGTCGACTACGTGCTGGTCCACGAGCTCGCCCACCTCTTCGAGGCCAAGCACAACGACGCCTTCTGGGCGTGGGTCGAGCGCTACCCGCAGGCCGAGCGCGCCAAGGGATATCTGGCCGGCTGGTCCGCCGGCGCCAGGCTCCCGGCCCCACCGGGGGAGAACGACGACGAGGACCAGGACCAGGTCGACTGACCCGGCGCCGAACGCTAGAGCGCGCCCTGCGCGAGCTTGATGAGCTCGAGAAGGTTGTCTTCGGGATCAGGAATGGCGTCGACCGGCCACCAGCGCACGTCCAACGACTCCTCGCTGACCGCGGGCACGGCGTCGGCCGGAGCCACCGCCACGAAACGTACGTCGAGGTGGTGGACGTCGCCCGAGGGAGCGCAGAACGGCACCGGATGCTCGGAGAGCTGGACGACCCCGGGCAGCGGCTCCAGGCCGGGCACGCCCGACTCCTCGTGCAGCTCGCGGGCGGCGGCCGCCCACAACGTCTCGTCGCCGGTCTCGAGATGACCGCCGAACTGGAACCAGCGCCGCGCCTTGCGGTGATGGGTCAGCAGCACCGAGGCGCCGTCGTCGGAGATCACCAGGCACGACGCGGTGAGGTGGTCGGGCACGCAGGCCTTGAAGACCCCGTCGGGGTTGGCCTCCAGATGGGAGACGTAACGCCGGCGTAGGTCGTCCTGCTCGACAGACGGCGCCTGCCACGCTCGCAGGTTCGCGAGCGCGTCAGCGTGCAGGCTCACTCCGTGTCCGTGCCGTCTGCGTCGTCGCTGCCGTCAGAGCCCTTCGAGTCGTCCGGTCCCGAGCCGCCGAGCAGCTTCTTCAGCTCCTCGTCGAAGTCGATCGAGTCGACGTCGGGGGCCTCGGCGCCCTCGCGGAAGCCCAGCGGGTCGTCGAGGTCGGCCGAGGTGGGCAGCAGCGCGGGCGACATCCACACGCCGTCGCGAGCCTCGATGCCCTGACGGTTGCGCAGCGAGCCCCACAGCGCAGCCGCATCACGCAGCCGTCGTGGCCGCAGCTCGAGACCGACCAGGGTCGCGAAGGTCTGCTCGGCCGGACCGCCGGCAGCCCGCCGGCGGCGTACGGTCTCCTGCAGCTGGGTCGCGACCGGCATCTTGTCGGCGGTGGCGAGGGCGACGACCTCGTCGACCCAGCCCTCGACGAGCGCGAGCACGATCTCGAGCCGCTCGAGCGCTGCCTTCTGGGCGGGCGACTCGGGCACCTCGAACATGCCCTCCTCGAACATGTTCTGCAGCTGGGTCGGGTCTTGCATGGCGGAGAGGTCGAGGCCGCGCATCTGCTCCTCGATACGCTGCTGCATCGCCTCCATGTTGAGCTCGACGCCGCGCGCGTAGTCGGTGACGGCGGCGACCACGTGGTCGCGCAGCCACGGCACCCCGGCGAAGAGCCGCTGGTGGGCGGCCTCACGCAGGGCGAGGAAGAGCAGCACGTCGTCGGTGCTGACGCCGAGACCCTCGGCGAACGGCTCGACGTTGACCGGCAGCAGTGCGGCATTGCCCGGCTCGGCGAGCGGGATGCCGATGTCGGAGACGGAGATGACCTCGCCGGCGAGATGGCCCAGACCGGTGCCGGCCTGGTTGGCGTACAACGCCCCCATCGCCTTGCCGACGAACCCGATCATCGGACCCATCTGGGCCTTCATGTCCTCGGGGAGCTGTCCGCTCATCGCCGACGCGGTCGAGGCGGCGACCGGCTCGATCAGCGGCTTCCATGCATCGAGTGTGTTGACCAGCCACTCCGCCTTCGACCATGCGGTCGCCGACTTCACGCCGCTGGGGAAGGAGGTGGTCTCCTCCAGCCAGTGGTCGGCGAGCTGGATGGCGTCGGCGACAGCGTCCTTCTGCTTCTGGGAGGGGGTCGGGTCGGGCGTGGACGCGGCCACCTTGCGGGCAAGGTCCATCGCGACGTCCCAGTTGAGCGGGCCGTCGTAAGGCTGCAGCAGCGACTGGATCTGGCCGAAGATCTGGCTCAGGTCGGGCATGCCGCCGGGGCCGCCACCTACGCCACCGATGGGGAAACCACCGAAGAATGCTTCGAAAGGCGTGCCCTTGAAGGGGTTCTCCGGCTCCTCCGGCTCGTCGGGGCCACCTGGGGTCTGACTCATATGTCCAGCCTACGCGGTGAGGGAAGAGTGCTGTACGCAAGCATTAGGCTTGCTCCATGCACCCCGCCGTCAAGCTTGTCGACATCCGCGAGACACCCCTCGAGGTCACCGAGGTGATGGACGCTCTCGAAGACGACGCCTCGGGCGGCCTGACCCTCTTCGTCGGCCGGGTCCGCGACCACGACGGTGGCAAGGGCGTCATCGGGCTCGACTATCAGGCCCACCCGTCCGCGCTCGCGCGGCTGGAGGAGGTCGCCGAGAAGGTGGCCGCCGGCCACGACGTCGCCGGCGTCGCTGCCGTCCACCGCACCGGACACCTCGCCATCGGTGAGATCGCGGTCATCGTGGCCACCGCCTCCGGCCATCGCGGCGAGGCCTTCACCGCTTCCCGAGTCCTCATCGACACCCTCAAGGCCGAGGTGCCGATCTGGAAGCACCAGATCTTCTCCGACGGCACCGACGAATGGGTCGGCGCGCCCTGATGCGCGCCTTGGGCTGACCAAATAGGCTGCGTACGTGGACATCCTGCTCTGGCTCGTGCCGTCGGCGGTCATCACCGTCCTGTCGATGGCATGGGTCGCGTTCCTCGGCCGCGAGGGCCGCGAGCAGGACCGGGAAGAAGTCGTACGCCGCCTCGGCATCGCCCTGGAGAAGCCCAAGACGCGCGAGCGCTCGCGGCGCTACGCCGCCCCTCAGCCGCCGCCCGACAGGTCGACCGGGATCGCGGTGCGCGTCAACCGCGACGCCTCTTAGTGCGGGCCCTCAGAGGCCAGTTGGACGCGAATGAGAAGGTGACGCTATGACGCAGCGCACCCTGGCCGGTCTCATCGCCCTGCCGCTCGTCGTCGCCCTCATCGTGATCGCCTGGGTGGTTCCACTGCCTTACACGATCTACAGCCCCGGGCCGACGGTGAATGTCCTGGGCAAGTTCCAGAACAAGGACATCGTGCAGGTCAAGGACCACAAGGCCTACCGCAACGGCGAGAAGGCTCAGCTGCGGATGACCACGGTCTCCGAGACCACCCGTGAGGCGCGCCTGGGCCTGTGGACCCTGCTGGGCGCCTGGATGAGCGAGACCGAGGCGGTCTACCCGCGCGAGGTCGCCTACCCCGACCAGGGCACGGTCAAGGAGGACCGCGAGGCCGGGCAGGTGCAGATGGCCAGCGCCCAGGACGCCGCGATCGCCGCCGCGCTGACCGAGCTCGGTGAGGACGTCGACGAGGTCTCGGTCGCCGAGGTCACCAAGAATGCGCCCGCGACCGGCAAGCTCGCCGCCGGTGACGTGGTCACCAAGGTCGGCACGAAGGCGGTCGACACGCCGCAGGCGGTGGTCAACGAGGTGCAGAAGGTCAAGCCGGGCACCACGCTCGAGATGACGATCCGGCGCAAGGGCAAGAGCCTCACCCAGAGCGTCAAGACCGGTGAGAAGGAAGGCAAGGCCTTCATCGGAGTCTCGCTGGGCGCGACCTACACGTTCCCCTACGACATCAAGATCACCCTCGATCCAGCCATCGGCGGGCCGAGCGCCGGGTTGATGATGGCGCTCTCCGTCTACGACACGCTGACCAAGGGGCCGCTGACCGACAACAAGTCGATCGCCGGCACCGGCACGATCGACGGCTCGGGCAACGTCGGCCCGATCGGCGGCATCCAGCAGAAGATCCCCGGCGCCGCCAACGACGGTGCCAAGCTGTTCCTGGTGCCGGCCGGCAACTGCCAAGACATCCAGGGCGCAGCCCACGGTGACATGCGCCTGACCCGCGTGAAGACTCTCGAGGACGCCATCAAGTCGATCGAGACCTGGACCAAGGACCCAAATGCCAAGCTGCCGACCTGTGGGAGCACGAAGTGAACGACACCCCTGAGCCCATGCCTGAGCCCATGCCTGAGCTCAGCCGCGGACTCGACCTGGAGACCGACCCCGCGCTGGCGGCGGCCGTCCTCGAGATCGAGTCGCACGTCGCGAGCGAGGGCTGGGACGGTCCGGCGCGGCTCTTCGCGCTCGTCGACACCGCCGCGCTGGTCAAGGCCGAGCCCGCGCTGGCGGCGATGATGGGCCTCGACAGCCCCGACCAGGACGGGTCGCTGACGCCGATCGAGCAGGACCAGGTGCCGGTGACGACCCAGCTGGAGGAGGTGCTCCAGACGACCGCCTGGCCCGCTGAGGTCGCCGGCTGTGCCGCCGTCGTCGAGCGTCTCGTGCTTCCCCCTGACGCCGACGGGAAGATCCCCGAGGACGCCGCGGAGGCGGTGGAGTTCGCCAAGGCCCACCCCGACCGGCAGGAGGTGCGCATCGTGGCCGGCGCGACGCGTGCCGGCGCGACGTACTGTGCGTTGCGGTTGAAGGCCCACGACGACGACCAGTCGGTCATCGGTGGCGTCGACCTGGTCCCCGAGCTGCTCGAGCTGCTGCGTGTCACTCTTGAGGACAGCGAGGGTGACGAATGAGCTTGTTCGACGACGACGACCCGGCGCAGGCGCCGGCGCGTACGCAGAGCACCGGCCGTAACCGCTGGCTGGCGATCGCGGCCGTCTCGGTCATCGTGCTCTTCTTCGGCATCAGCGCCTTCGCGGCGATCTACACCGACGCGCTCTGGTACGACGCGATCGACTTCAGCAGCGTCTTCGGCACCGTCTTCTGGACCCGCACGGCGCTCTTCGTCGTCTTCGGCGTGCTGATGGCGATCATGATCGGTCTGCCGGCGGCGCTCGCCTACCGCACCCGTCCTTACTTCCACCCGGCCGACGACATCGGCGGCCTCGATCGCTACCGCGACGCGATCGCCCCGATCCGTACGTGGCTGCTGATCGGCATCGCGGGGGTGTCGGGGCTCTTCGCCGGGTTCTCCGGCTCGGGCCAGTGGCGCACCTATCTGATGTGGCGGCACGGCCGCGACTTCGACAAGTCCGACCCGTTCTTCGGCAAGGACATCGGCTTCTACGTCTTCGACCTGCCGTGGTGGCACTACCTGGTCAACTTCGCGCTGACCGGGCTGATCCTCGGTGCCTTCGGCGCGATCATCGTGCACTACGTCTACGGCGGGATCCGGCTCACCGCGCCCCGTGACCGGTTCACCCGGTCGGCGCAGATCCAGCTCAGCGCGATGTTCGGGCTGGTGCTGCTCGTCAAGGGTCTCGACTACTGGGTCGACCGCTACGACCTGGTCAACGGCTCGGGGCCGCGACTCGACGGGATGACCTACACCGACGAGCACGCGGTGCTCCCGGCCAACCAGATCCTGCTGGCGATCGCGGTGATCTGCGGTGTGCTGTTCGTGGTCAACCTGTGGCGGCGCAGCTGGCAGCTGCCCTCGGTCGCGATCTCGCTGTTCGCGATCTCGGTGCTGCTGATCGGGATGATCTGGCCCGCGATCGTGCAAGGCTTCCAGGTGCGGCCGAGCGAGCAGGACAAGGAGAAGCCCTACCTGGCCGCCAACATCAAGGCCACCCAGGATGCCTACGACATCTCGAAGGACAACCTCGAGGTGACCGAGTACAAGTCGAACGCCGAGGCCGACGGTGCCTCGCCCGACCAGCTCAACGAGACCGCCTCCTCGCTGCCGATCGTCGACCCCGCCGTGGTGCACCGCGAGTTCGAGCAGGTGCAGCAGGGCCGCTCCTACTACTCCGTGCACGAGCCGCTCGACATCTCGACCTACGACGTCGGCGGCAAGGAACGCGCGGTCGTGCTCGGCGTACGCGAGCTCAACCAGGCCGGCATCTCCGACTCCGACCGCACCTGGACCAACCTGCACACGGTCTACACCCACTCCAACGGCGTCATCGGTGCCTACGCCAACATGCGCGGCGCCGACGACAAGTCCGAGTCGAGCCAGATGCAGTGGGCCGAGGGCGACCGCACCGGCCAGCACGACCTGACCGGGAGCCAGAGCAAGTTCCAGGACAAGGTCTACTTCGGCGAGGATTCCCCGGAATACTCGATCGTCGGCAAGGGTGCCAAGAAGGGCGCCGTCGAGCTCGACTACAACTCCGAGGACGGCGAGACCCGCACGACGTACGAGGGTGCCGGTGGTGTGCCGATCGGGTCCAACTTCCGCCAGCTGATGTATGCCATCCAGTTCGGCTCCACCAACTTCCTGCTCTCCTCGCGGGTCAACGAGAACTCCGAGATCCTCTACGACCGCTCACCGAAGGAGCGCGTGCAGAAGGTCGCGCCCTGGCTGACGCTCGACGACGACGTCTACCCGGTCGTCGTGGGCGGTCGGATCCAGTGGGTGGTCGACGGTTACACCACCACCGACCGCTACCCGCAGGCGGCGACCGACTCGTTCGCCTCGATGACCGACGACGCCACTCAGTCCTCGGCGGGTCCGCAGACGCTGCCGACCGACGAGATCAACTACATGCGCAACGCGGTGAAGGCCACCGTGGACGCCTACGACGGCACGGTCACGCTCTACGAGTGGGACGAGGAAGACCCGATGCTGAAGACGTGGGAGGCGGCCTTCCCCGGCACCGTGATGCCGAAGTCGTCGATCCCGAAGGAGCTCACCGAGCACCTGCGCTACCCGGAGGATCTCTACAAGGTGCAGCGCTACCAGCTCGCGCGCTACCACGTCTCCGACCCCGACGTCTTCTTCTCCGGCAACGAGCGCTGGGCGGTGCCCGAGGACCCGAACGACGACAACCACCAGCAGGCCCCCTACCGGATGTTCCTCGACGACGGCACCGGCACCGCCCGCTGGTCGTTGACGTCGGCGTTCGTGCCCTACAACCGGCCCAACCTGGCGTCGATGATGTCGGTCGACTCCGACGCCACCTCCGACAACTACGGCAAGATCCGGATCACCACCGGATTCCCCGAAGACACCCAGGGTCCGGGCATGGTCTCCAACGAGTTCCGTACGGACAAGGCGATCGCCGACGAGGTCGCCTCGTTCAACCGCTCGGGCTCCGCCCCGGTCTGGGGACAGGTCGTGACCTATCCGACGGCGAAGAACGGCATCCTGTACGTCGAGCCGATCTACGCCCGCCGGGCCACCGCCTCCACGTCGGGCTATGCCCAGCTCGCCTTCGTGCTGGTCTCCTACGACGGCCGCGTCGGCTACGGCTCGACCTTGAGCGAGGCGCTGACGGTCGCGCTCACCGGCGCTTCCCCGGCCCCGTCGACCTCCGACCCGGACGAGGACCCGGCCGAGACCAAGCCGCCCTCCGGTGGCGACTCCCCGGGCGAGGCCGGCCAGCTCCTCGAGGACGCCCGCGCCCTCTTCGCCCAGGCCGACAAGGCCGGCAAGGCCGGCGACTACGCCGAACGCGAGGACCTTCTCGGCCAGGCGCAGGACAAGGTCGACCAGGCCGCCGAGCTGATCTCCGGGGGCTGAGGACACCCCCGATTTGGGTTCGGTTCACCCCGCGTGTAATGTTCTTCTTGCGACGCGGGGTGGAGCAGCTCGGTAGCTCGCTGGGCTCATAACCCAGAGGTCACAGGTTCAAATCCTGTCCCCGCTACTCCAAAGAAGAAGCCCGGACCATCAGGTCCGGGCTTCTTCGATTTCCGGGTCTGGACTGGGGCTTCGCATGATGCTGCGCACGGATTGCGGCGTTGGGAAGCCTCTTCGACTCTCAGAATCGTCAGCGCGGGGGAGTGGGCCAGTCCCGCGTGAGAAGATCGATGACGGCTTGGAGGCAGTTGGCGATGCCATCACATTCTGGGACTGACCCGTCAGGAGGACACACCGACGGCCCGTTCGTCGCTCCACCTGCCCTGTCCAAGTCGGTCTTGCGGGTCTTCGCGCTCATTGCACTCGCGGTCGCTTGCCTCGGCCTCGG
The sequence above is drawn from the Nocardioides albertanoniae genome and encodes:
- a CDS encoding PHP domain-containing protein — encoded protein: MSGPDEAPTPVAALRRIAFLLERARADTYKVKAFRAAAAAILPLSTDDVRRRADDGTLTELSGVGASTAKVITEAARGEVPRRLQETEAEHGRSLTAGGAGERLRSSLRGDLHSHSDWSDGGSPIEEMAFTAIELGHDYLVLTDHSPRLTVANGLSAARLERQLGVVDAVNEHLAGHGFTLLKGIEVDILDDGSLDQSDEMLAKLELRVASVHSKLKMDKDKMTTRMVNAVSATRMNVLGHCTGRLVTGNRGTRPGSQFDARKVFEACAEHDVAVEINSRPERRDPPTKLLELARDVGCLFSIDSDAHAPGQLDFLVLGCERAEAAGIEEERIVNTWPRERLLAWANR
- a CDS encoding molybdenum cofactor biosynthesis protein MoaE; its protein translation is MHPAVKLVDIRETPLEVTEVMDALEDDASGGLTLFVGRVRDHDGGKGVIGLDYQAHPSALARLEEVAEKVAAGHDVAGVAAVHRTGHLAIGEIAVIVATASGHRGEAFTASRVLIDTLKAEVPIWKHQIFSDGTDEWVGAP
- a CDS encoding PPA1309 family protein, whose translation is MPELSRGLDLETDPALAAAVLEIESHVASEGWDGPARLFALVDTAALVKAEPALAAMMGLDSPDQDGSLTPIEQDQVPVTTQLEEVLQTTAWPAEVAGCAAVVERLVLPPDADGKIPEDAAEAVEFAKAHPDRQEVRIVAGATRAGATYCALRLKAHDDDQSVIGGVDLVPELLELLRVTLEDSEGDE
- a CDS encoding UPF0182 family protein → MSLFDDDDPAQAPARTQSTGRNRWLAIAAVSVIVLFFGISAFAAIYTDALWYDAIDFSSVFGTVFWTRTALFVVFGVLMAIMIGLPAALAYRTRPYFHPADDIGGLDRYRDAIAPIRTWLLIGIAGVSGLFAGFSGSGQWRTYLMWRHGRDFDKSDPFFGKDIGFYVFDLPWWHYLVNFALTGLILGAFGAIIVHYVYGGIRLTAPRDRFTRSAQIQLSAMFGLVLLVKGLDYWVDRYDLVNGSGPRLDGMTYTDEHAVLPANQILLAIAVICGVLFVVNLWRRSWQLPSVAISLFAISVLLIGMIWPAIVQGFQVRPSEQDKEKPYLAANIKATQDAYDISKDNLEVTEYKSNAEADGASPDQLNETASSLPIVDPAVVHREFEQVQQGRSYYSVHEPLDISTYDVGGKERAVVLGVRELNQAGISDSDRTWTNLHTVYTHSNGVIGAYANMRGADDKSESSQMQWAEGDRTGQHDLTGSQSKFQDKVYFGEDSPEYSIVGKGAKKGAVELDYNSEDGETRTTYEGAGGVPIGSNFRQLMYAIQFGSTNFLLSSRVNENSEILYDRSPKERVQKVAPWLTLDDDVYPVVVGGRIQWVVDGYTTTDRYPQAATDSFASMTDDATQSSAGPQTLPTDEINYMRNAVKATVDAYDGTVTLYEWDEEDPMLKTWEAAFPGTVMPKSSIPKELTEHLRYPEDLYKVQRYQLARYHVSDPDVFFSGNERWAVPEDPNDDNHQQAPYRMFLDDGTGTARWSLTSAFVPYNRPNLASMMSVDSDATSDNYGKIRITTGFPEDTQGPGMVSNEFRTDKAIADEVASFNRSGSAPVWGQVVTYPTAKNGILYVEPIYARRATASTSGYAQLAFVLVSYDGRVGYGSTLSEALTVALTGASPAPSTSDPDEDPAETKPPSGGDSPGEAGQLLEDARALFAQADKAGKAGDYAEREDLLGQAQDKVDQAAELISGG
- a CDS encoding NUDIX hydrolase, with the translated sequence MSLHADALANLRAWQAPSVEQDDLRRRYVSHLEANPDGVFKACVPDHLTASCLVISDDGASVLLTHHRKARRWFQFGGHLETGDETLWAAAARELHEESGVPGLEPLPGVVQLSEHPVPFCAPSGDVHHLDVRFVAVAPADAVPAVSEESLDVRWWPVDAIPDPEDNLLELIKLAQGAL
- a CDS encoding DUF5679 domain-containing protein, coding for MAETWSGEFYCVKCKEKREATGEIRVNDKGTKMAKAVCPVCSTNLNRILGKA
- a CDS encoding M48 family metallopeptidase gives rise to the protein MDRPEIEVRRSKRRRRTVSAYRDGERIIVMIPAAMSQREEAEWVEQMVARLEKAERRRKPSDDELVRRAKTLSNLYFGGLAKPDSVRWVDNQQNRWGSCTPGDRSIRLSARLQGMPTWVVDYVLVHELAHLFEAKHNDAFWAWVERYPQAERAKGYLAGWSAGARLPAPPGENDDEDQDQVD
- a CDS encoding YlbL family protein — protein: MTQRTLAGLIALPLVVALIVIAWVVPLPYTIYSPGPTVNVLGKFQNKDIVQVKDHKAYRNGEKAQLRMTTVSETTREARLGLWTLLGAWMSETEAVYPREVAYPDQGTVKEDREAGQVQMASAQDAAIAAALTELGEDVDEVSVAEVTKNAPATGKLAAGDVVTKVGTKAVDTPQAVVNEVQKVKPGTTLEMTIRRKGKSLTQSVKTGEKEGKAFIGVSLGATYTFPYDIKITLDPAIGGPSAGLMMALSVYDTLTKGPLTDNKSIAGTGTIDGSGNVGPIGGIQQKIPGAANDGAKLFLVPAGNCQDIQGAAHGDMRLTRVKTLEDAIKSIETWTKDPNAKLPTCGSTK
- a CDS encoding zinc-dependent metalloprotease, with translation MSQTPGGPDEPEEPENPFKGTPFEAFFGGFPIGGVGGGPGGMPDLSQIFGQIQSLLQPYDGPLNWDVAMDLARKVAASTPDPTPSQKQKDAVADAIQLADHWLEETTSFPSGVKSATAWSKAEWLVNTLDAWKPLIEPVAASTASAMSGQLPEDMKAQMGPMIGFVGKAMGALYANQAGTGLGHLAGEVISVSDIGIPLAEPGNAALLPVNVEPFAEGLGVSTDDVLLFLALREAAHQRLFAGVPWLRDHVVAAVTDYARGVELNMEAMQQRIEEQMRGLDLSAMQDPTQLQNMFEEGMFEVPESPAQKAALERLEIVLALVEGWVDEVVALATADKMPVATQLQETVRRRRAAGGPAEQTFATLVGLELRPRRLRDAAALWGSLRNRQGIEARDGVWMSPALLPTSADLDDPLGFREGAEAPDVDSIDFDEELKKLLGGSGPDDSKGSDGSDDADGTDTE